CCACCGCCCCAGTGAATCTGGCCGACGGCCTGCTCGCCGACGAGGGCTTTGTGAATGGCGTCGATCTCGCGCTCGATCGTGGAGAGGTAGCGTTCGACCAGATCGGCGTCGCGCGTGATGACCCGATTGCACGCGCAGAAGTGACAGATCTCGCGACAGAAGGGCACGTGGACGTAGAGCGCGCGCGGTGCGCCCGGCTCGCGATCGGGGTCCTGCAGGTCTCGCACGAAGGAGCGAGTGTCGTAGTCTTCGCTCCAGACCGGTGCAGTCGGGTAACTCGTGTACCGGGGCAGCGGCTTGTCGTACCGGGGCAGGATCTGTTCCAGTACTTCCCAGCCGACTCCTTCAAGTGCAGATTCGACCATCGGGTCCTCCGGAGTGCGAGTAGGTTCAATCCGCCCGATTGCGCGGATGGGCGTGCCCCGATAGGCTCTGGAAGCGCGCCGCAGGACGTAGCCGTGGCCATCATGCGATACTCGCAGGCCGCTGGCAAAGCGGCCCCGAGCGGGTCTCTGCTCGGTTCCGTTGCCATCATCTTCAGACCCTTCAGGAGGGAGTCGCGTGTCCGAATTTTCGTCCCAGTTTTCCGGCCAGGAAGGGCGCTGAGTCATGGGAGACTCCGTCACCGATCTGCATCGCATCGAGCCCGAAGAGTTCTCTCGCGAGGTGCACTCATTCGAGTATTGGTTCCGCTCCGTAGAAGGCTACTTGAGCGAACGGCCCTACGGACATCGGCCCGATCTCAAAGAGCCCGAGCGCACACCGGAAGAGCGGGAGCGCTTGATCTCGATTCTCTCCAGCTATTGCGTGGGAGAGCTGGCTTCGCTGGAGGGATCCAGCGGTCTGGTCGCGATCGCTCCGAATTCGGATTTCCGTGTCTTCCTCGCGACTCAGGCCGTGGACGAGGCGCGGCATCTGGAGGTGTTGCGGCGGCGCCTGGCCGATCTGGGAGCGGACTGTAGCGAGGCGGCTCTGCTCGACCGGGCCATGCCTCCGCTGCGAGCGTTCCGACGGCGTCTGCACGAGTTGATCCGCGCGCGCGACTGGGAAGCGGCGCTCCTGGCGCAGAACGTGATTCTCGAGGCGATGGAGTTTGCGGCGTTTCAGTCGCACGCCGAGGCCACCGACCCGATCACGCGGGAAATCCTCGAAGGCATCATCAAGGACGAGCGTCGACACATCGGCTTTGGTGAAAACGAAATCGGTCGCAGGCTGCAGGAGACCCCGCACATTCGCGCACGCCTGAGCCAGGTTCGGGCTGAACTCGACCCCCTGGTTCTGCAGACTTTCTCTGACACTCTCGCGGCGATCGGTGTAGACGCCAGCGAAGAACAGGAACTCGGCCGCCGCTATCTGGCGGCTGTCGACCGGCTGGAGTTGCGCGAATGACCGATCCACTGTTGAAAGAAGCCGAAGCCGAACGCAGCCGACAACGCTACGTCCTCGACGATACCGGGTTCGACGAAGTTCCCGCCAAGTACCGACGCTTCTATCGCCGTTGGGACGGGTCCGGCGATTCTCTAGCGCCCAATGAGGTTCTCTGTCCGGTCTGCCGGGTAGTGATTCGCTCGAGTCGCGAACTGCGCCCCGGGGACCGCGTGTATTGCATGCCCTGTATGTCGCGCCTCGTCGTGATGGAAGGCGACCATGGACGGCTGGAGGCGCGAGTCGCCTACTGAGAGTGTCGGCTATTCGCCGCCCGCGGCGATCCGTTCCAGCGCATCGGGTTGGGTGACCTCGATCCAGCCAACGCCGCCCTCGATCCAGCCTTCCTTTTCGAAACGCCGCAGCACACGGATTGCGGTCTCTACGGTCGTGCCTGCCGATTCTGCGAGCAAACGCCGCGTGGTGCGGATTCTCGGGCTGCCGATCGAGTCGAGCAGGGTGCGGGCGATTCGCTCCGGAACCCGTTCGTGGGCGAAGGAGCAGAGACGCTCGTGGGCGGTCTGGAGCCGACCGGCAATGATTCCGAGCAGGGCGCGCGAGAGTTCAGGGTCGGTCTGCAACAAGGTCGTGGCCACGCGGCTCGGGACCCCCCAGGCCTCGCCTGCGCTCAGTGTTTCGGC
The sequence above is drawn from the bacterium genome and encodes:
- a CDS encoding Crp/Fnr family transcriptional regulator, whose amino-acid sequence is MTSQNTRAEGVLRVLGRERLKQLRPHMKLRRFARGEFLYHTMQPAEFVWVVRRGEIRTIRSTASGRVTTLELLRPGDLLGMAAITGAEHHAESAETLSAGEAWGVPSRVATTLLQTDPELSRALLGIIAGRLQTAHERLCSFAHERVPERIARTLLDSIGSPRIRTTRRLLAESAGTTVETAIRVLRRFEKEGWIEGGVGWIEVTQPDALERIAAGGE
- a CDS encoding long-chain fatty aldehyde decarbonylase, with the protein product MGDSVTDLHRIEPEEFSREVHSFEYWFRSVEGYLSERPYGHRPDLKEPERTPEERERLISILSSYCVGELASLEGSSGLVAIAPNSDFRVFLATQAVDEARHLEVLRRRLADLGADCSEAALLDRAMPPLRAFRRRLHELIRARDWEAALLAQNVILEAMEFAAFQSHAEATDPITREILEGIIKDERRHIGFGENEIGRRLQETPHIRARLSQVRAELDPLVLQTFSDTLAAIGVDASEEQELGRRYLAAVDRLELRE